The following proteins are encoded in a genomic region of Alistipes shahii WAL 8301:
- a CDS encoding sn-glycerol-1-phosphate dehydrogenase has protein sequence MNKVESALQRTTDTKALVIGVGTLPRTAEMFNELFPGCRAVVVADTNTWRVAGGEVHRILADAGIGQDEPHVFADPKLYAEWSFVEELDGVLAATDAVPVAVGSGVINDLTKLCSHHNGRRYMVVGTAASMDGYTAYGASITKDGNKQTFDCPAPLGMVLDPSISAAAPARMSASGYADLIAKIPAGADWMLSDAVGSEPMDDFAFGLVQDGLKEALSDPAGVHAGNVEKVEQLAEGLLLSGFAMQATQSSRPASGAEHQFSHLWDMEHLKYNGASVSHGFKVGIGTLASTAFLEMLLDAPVEQLDIERCVAAWKSWDETERDIRAIFNDDPEFVARGLKETRDKYVDREGLRDQLTRLKKAWPELRERIRRQIIPFDEVRRRLELVGAPYEPEQIGVSRTRFREAFGKIPYMRSRYTVIDTAFRCGWMEEWLDRLFGKGGVWEVGSPAPGSGEPARSAAAPVPGA, from the coding sequence ATGAATAAGGTAGAGAGCGCCCTTCAGCGCACGACCGACACCAAAGCGCTGGTGATCGGCGTCGGAACCCTTCCGCGGACGGCGGAGATGTTCAACGAGTTGTTTCCCGGCTGCCGCGCCGTCGTGGTCGCCGACACCAATACGTGGCGCGTCGCCGGCGGCGAGGTGCACCGCATCCTCGCCGATGCGGGGATCGGGCAGGACGAACCGCACGTGTTCGCCGATCCGAAACTCTACGCCGAATGGTCGTTCGTCGAGGAGCTGGACGGTGTGCTGGCTGCGACCGATGCCGTTCCCGTGGCCGTCGGTTCGGGCGTGATCAACGACCTGACCAAACTCTGCTCCCACCACAACGGCCGCCGTTACATGGTGGTCGGCACGGCGGCTTCGATGGATGGTTACACGGCCTACGGAGCCTCGATCACCAAGGACGGCAACAAGCAGACCTTCGACTGTCCTGCGCCGCTGGGCATGGTTCTCGATCCGTCGATTTCGGCGGCTGCGCCCGCCAGAATGTCGGCTTCGGGCTACGCCGACCTGATCGCCAAGATCCCTGCCGGGGCCGACTGGATGCTTTCCGACGCCGTGGGGTCGGAGCCGATGGACGATTTCGCCTTCGGATTGGTGCAGGACGGGCTGAAAGAGGCTCTGTCCGATCCCGCAGGCGTGCATGCGGGCAATGTGGAGAAGGTCGAACAGCTGGCCGAAGGGCTGCTGTTGAGCGGTTTCGCCATGCAGGCCACGCAGTCGAGCCGCCCGGCTTCGGGCGCCGAACACCAGTTCAGCCATCTGTGGGACATGGAGCACCTGAAATACAACGGCGCTTCGGTGTCGCACGGCTTCAAGGTCGGTATCGGCACGCTGGCCTCGACGGCCTTTCTCGAAATGCTGCTCGACGCCCCCGTGGAGCAGCTGGACATCGAGAGGTGCGTCGCTGCGTGGAAATCGTGGGACGAGACCGAGCGGGACATCCGGGCCATTTTTAACGACGATCCCGAATTCGTGGCCCGCGGCCTGAAGGAGACCCGCGACAAATATGTCGACAGGGAGGGGCTGCGCGACCAGCTCACGCGGCTCAAAAAGGCGTGGCCCGAACTGCGCGAACGCATCCGCCGGCAGATCATTCCTTTCGACGAGGTGCGCCGCCGCCTGGAACTCGTCGGGGCGCCTTATGAGCCCGAACAGATCGGCGTTTCGCGCACCCGTTTCCGCGAGGCGTTCGGGAAGATTCCCTACATGCGCAGCCGCTATACGGTCATCGACACCGCCTTCCGCTGCGGCTGGATGGAGGAGTGGCTCGACCGGCTGTTCGGCAAGGGCGGCGTCTGGGAGGTCGGAAGCCCTGCGCCGGGTTCTGGCGAACCGGCTCGCTCCGCCGCGGCTCCGGTCCCGGGCGCATAG
- a CDS encoding glycerophosphodiester phosphodiesterase family protein, with translation MIRLLIFLASLFLFGACASSESVSGTRAERVVSEIHDPASKKVLVASHRGDWRNYPENSLPAIRSAIEMGVDIVEIDLALTSDSVLVLCHDRTIDRTTSGRGLIAEITYDSIRRVNLRAGQNAVTHWKVPTLEEVLILCKDKIVVNIDKGFQYYGLIHPLLEKYGMLEQVLIKSNVTADRAAATFSKYDDNCLFMPIVNFGKKSYRKILESYERLKYPLLAYEICWSEYTPEVETCMREVIAGGSKLWVNSLWPSLNGGLCDDAAVEGDPAEVYGKLVDMGATMIQTDRPELLISYLRSRGLHD, from the coding sequence ATGATAAGATTATTGATTTTTCTTGCATCCCTTTTCCTGTTTGGTGCTTGTGCGAGTTCCGAATCCGTTTCCGGCACCCGTGCCGAACGGGTTGTTTCAGAGATTCACGACCCCGCCTCGAAAAAGGTGCTGGTCGCCTCCCATCGGGGCGACTGGCGCAACTATCCTGAAAATTCACTCCCTGCCATCCGCAGCGCTATCGAAATGGGAGTCGACATTGTAGAAATAGATTTGGCGCTGACCTCGGACAGCGTGCTGGTACTCTGTCACGACCGCACCATCGACCGGACGACTTCGGGCAGGGGACTTATTGCGGAAATTACTTATGATTCCATTCGGCGGGTGAATTTGCGTGCGGGGCAGAATGCGGTCACACATTGGAAAGTACCCACGCTCGAAGAGGTGCTCATATTATGCAAAGACAAAATTGTCGTCAATATCGACAAAGGATTTCAATATTACGGGTTGATACATCCGTTGCTTGAAAAATACGGCATGCTGGAACAGGTGCTCATCAAAAGCAATGTCACCGCCGACCGTGCCGCCGCGACTTTCTCGAAATATGACGACAATTGTCTTTTTATGCCCATTGTAAACTTCGGGAAGAAATCGTACCGAAAAATTCTCGAAAGCTATGAACGACTGAAATATCCATTGCTGGCTTACGAAATCTGCTGGTCGGAATACACGCCCGAGGTCGAGACCTGCATGCGCGAAGTCATCGCCGGCGGCTCGAAACTGTGGGTGAACTCCCTGTGGCCCTCCCTGAACGGCGGGCTTTGCGACGATGCCGCGGTAGAGGGCGACCCGGCCGAGGTGTACGGGAAACTGGTCGATATGGGCGCCACCATGATCCAGACCGACCGCCCCGAACTGCTGATCTCCTACCTCCGCTCGCGCGGACTGCACGACTGA
- a CDS encoding MFS transporter, with product MSRITEFYRISPAAPAREQDEASRDKYYRRLRLQAFVAATLGYSLYYVCRTSLNVMKKPILDSGSLDASQLGVIGSALLFAYAIGKFVNGFIADYCNIKRFMATGLIVSAAANALMGLMGLAHSVVPTAVIFVAFAVMWGLNGWAQSMGAPPAIISLSRWYPLKERGTYYGFFSASHNLGEFFSFLFVGSIVSFAGWQAGFFGSAVAGAIGVVLVLCWLHDTPESKGLPPVEALAHEKPVPGAEKSVKEIQKQVLRTPAVWVLAAASAFMYISRYAINGWGVLFLQEAKGFSDVEAISVVSINALLGILGTVLSGWFSDKLFKGDRKIPALLFGILNSLALALFLYGGNAMWVNVLSMVLFGIAIGVLICFLGGLMAVDIVPRKATGAALGVVGIASYIAAGIQDVASGWLIDRHITVAADGAKHYDFGPVALFWIAASVISFLLPLLNRKKDKG from the coding sequence ATGAGCCGTATTACGGAATTCTACCGCATCAGTCCTGCGGCTCCTGCCCGGGAGCAGGACGAAGCATCGCGCGACAAGTACTACCGCCGCCTGCGCCTGCAGGCATTCGTCGCCGCAACGCTCGGATACAGCCTCTACTACGTCTGCCGCACCAGTCTCAACGTCATGAAGAAACCCATTCTCGACAGCGGGTCCTTGGACGCATCGCAGTTGGGAGTCATCGGCTCGGCACTCCTCTTCGCCTATGCCATCGGCAAGTTCGTCAACGGATTCATCGCCGACTACTGCAACATCAAGCGCTTCATGGCCACGGGACTCATCGTCTCGGCCGCGGCCAACGCCCTGATGGGGCTCATGGGGCTCGCACATTCCGTAGTCCCGACAGCCGTGATATTCGTTGCATTCGCCGTGATGTGGGGTCTGAACGGGTGGGCGCAGTCCATGGGAGCGCCTCCGGCCATCATATCCCTCTCCCGCTGGTATCCCCTCAAGGAGCGCGGGACCTACTACGGGTTCTTCTCCGCAAGCCACAACCTCGGGGAGTTCTTCTCATTCCTTTTCGTAGGCTCCATCGTCTCCTTTGCGGGTTGGCAGGCCGGGTTCTTCGGATCGGCCGTGGCAGGGGCCATCGGCGTGGTGCTGGTACTCTGCTGGCTCCACGACACGCCGGAGTCGAAAGGACTCCCGCCGGTAGAGGCGCTGGCCCATGAAAAACCCGTCCCCGGAGCGGAGAAGTCCGTCAAAGAGATTCAGAAGCAGGTGCTCCGCACCCCGGCGGTATGGGTGCTGGCGGCGGCAAGCGCGTTCATGTACATATCCCGCTATGCCATAAATGGCTGGGGAGTGCTGTTCCTGCAAGAGGCCAAGGGATTCTCGGATGTAGAGGCGATTTCCGTAGTCTCGATAAACGCACTGCTGGGAATACTCGGAACCGTGCTCTCGGGATGGTTCTCGGACAAACTCTTCAAGGGAGACCGAAAGATACCCGCCCTGCTGTTCGGCATACTGAACTCCCTGGCCCTGGCACTGTTCCTGTACGGAGGAAATGCCATGTGGGTGAACGTCCTCTCGATGGTGCTGTTCGGAATAGCAATCGGCGTGCTGATCTGCTTCCTCGGAGGATTGATGGCTGTGGACATCGTGCCGCGAAAGGCCACGGGTGCCGCGCTGGGGGTCGTGGGAATAGCAAGCTACATCGCGGCGGGCATTCAGGACGTAGCATCGGGATGGCTTATCGACAGGCACATCACCGTAGCCGCCGACGGCGCGAAGCACTACGATTTCGGGCCCGTGGCACTATTCTGGATTGCGGCGTCAGTAATATCATTTCTGCTCCCGCTATTAAACCGGAAAAAAGATAAAGGCTAA
- a CDS encoding sulfatase — MRCDFVFWGAAALGGLVPVHGQDNTMRRPNILFCIADDAAWLHFGAYGCQWVSTPVFDSVAARGVLFENCYTPNAKSAPSRASLLTGRYSWQLGEAGNHICHFPEDAGVFTEALEEAGYDVAFTGKGWAPGNPGMKNGRRRQLTGEAWQNRKLTPPTSEMLATDYAANFSDFLSSREDASRPWFFWFGCREPHRRYEYGSGAAKGGRTTGEIDRVPAFWPDNETVRNDMLDYGFEIEHYDRQLGLMLARLEELGELDNTLVIVTSDNGMPFPRAKGTQYEYAHHMPLAMMWPQGVNSPGRREAVYVSFVDIAPTILEIAGTDPSAAGMAPLPGGSLVPLLRNEPDPCAALRERALLGRERHDNGRPGDQGYPIRGIVRGGWLYLCNLKPWLLPGGNPETGYRDIDSSPTKTAILQLRRSGQDRRYYDLSMGQRPAEELYHVETDRECLANRIGDVSCRILADSLRAELFRTLREQGDPRMTGDGDVFDRYPYDKPGKDSVYERTVSGEIIPWEQSNWVLPTDYEQYETVKNN, encoded by the coding sequence ATGAGATGTGATTTTGTATTTTGGGGAGCCGCCGCATTGGGCGGATTGGTCCCTGTTCACGGGCAGGATAATACGATGCGCCGTCCGAATATTCTGTTCTGCATCGCCGACGATGCCGCATGGCTTCATTTCGGGGCTTATGGCTGCCAATGGGTCTCGACGCCGGTTTTCGACAGTGTGGCCGCACGGGGTGTGCTGTTCGAGAATTGTTACACTCCGAATGCGAAATCGGCGCCTTCGCGTGCGTCGCTGCTCACGGGACGCTACTCGTGGCAGTTGGGCGAGGCGGGTAATCACATCTGTCATTTTCCCGAGGATGCCGGGGTCTTCACCGAGGCGCTCGAAGAGGCTGGGTACGACGTGGCCTTTACCGGCAAGGGCTGGGCTCCGGGCAATCCCGGCATGAAGAACGGCCGTAGACGGCAGTTGACGGGTGAAGCGTGGCAGAATCGGAAACTGACGCCTCCGACATCCGAGATGCTCGCCACGGACTATGCGGCGAATTTTTCCGACTTCCTCTCCTCGCGTGAGGATGCGTCGCGGCCGTGGTTCTTCTGGTTCGGCTGTCGCGAGCCGCACCGCCGCTATGAATACGGCAGCGGAGCGGCCAAAGGCGGACGGACGACCGGAGAGATCGATCGTGTTCCGGCTTTCTGGCCCGACAACGAGACGGTGCGTAACGACATGCTGGACTACGGGTTCGAGATCGAACATTATGACCGGCAGTTGGGGCTGATGCTGGCCCGGCTGGAAGAACTCGGGGAGTTGGACAACACGCTTGTCATTGTCACGTCGGATAACGGAATGCCGTTCCCGCGTGCCAAAGGGACGCAGTACGAGTATGCTCATCACATGCCTTTGGCCATGATGTGGCCGCAAGGAGTGAATAGTCCCGGACGCCGGGAGGCGGTTTACGTCTCGTTCGTGGACATCGCACCGACCATTCTGGAGATTGCCGGAACGGACCCTTCGGCGGCCGGGATGGCGCCGCTTCCGGGCGGGAGCCTCGTGCCGCTGTTGCGGAATGAACCGGACCCTTGTGCAGCGTTGCGCGAACGGGCGTTGCTGGGCCGCGAGCGGCACGACAACGGACGCCCCGGTGACCAGGGTTATCCGATCCGGGGGATTGTACGGGGCGGTTGGCTCTATCTGTGCAACCTCAAACCGTGGCTGCTGCCCGGCGGCAATCCGGAAACGGGCTACCGCGACATCGACAGTTCCCCGACGAAAACAGCCATTCTGCAATTGCGGCGCAGCGGGCAGGATCGTCGTTATTATGACCTGTCGATGGGACAGCGTCCGGCGGAGGAGTTGTACCATGTCGAAACGGACCGCGAATGCCTCGCCAACCGGATCGGGGACGTTTCATGCCGGATTCTGGCAGATTCACTGCGGGCCGAGCTTTTCCGGACGCTGCGCGAGCAGGGCGATCCGCGGATGACGGGCGACGGCGACGTATTCGATCGCTATCCCTACGACAAGCCGGGAAAGGACAGCGTTTACGAACGGACCGTCAGTGGGGAGATCATTCCGTGGGAACAGTCGAACTGGGTGCTTCCGACCGATTACGAACAATACGAAACAGTAAAAAACAACTAA
- a CDS encoding calcineurin-like phosphoesterase C-terminal domain-containing protein: MNKRIFIFLFIIGALCLCGCADDFATKINLDGNSSEGEFNSEAALYGTVQDNYGKPIAGVLVSDGMQTTETDAKGNWQLFSDLKLRRFVFVTIPAGYEVPSKNGIPQFWQRIPENEKQFKADFTLMKRAGSGDRYTILMTADPQIRAKTEGTDKYMFHSIDIYEDMCKDMKELAATITDRPVYSICLGDMVHNNMSLWEDYCEGLKDFSFPVFHVIGNHDHIQNAASDDLAVAEYEKYLGPTNYAVDLGQVHYIFLDNIEMADNSALTASATGAYKNGLSEEAVEWLCGHLSHVDKNKILMVCGHTSFYKKIGYDPSVSDLNASVYTGLFSAYKFVHSWAGHNHDYYNYAYAAEETSPKYPNVESHILGRSTGMLGLNASVTSDGGPRGYLVIDVDGENITWKFKACGYEEGKKLENLPADWQLRAYAPNEQGWYTSGKVYVNVWNYDAHWGPVYYSDSGKTKVAMSKDKTHDGYANSLYEQYKDQYTVLAYTTTPHMFSIEPSEGATSATIETTDRFGNRYTASVSW, encoded by the coding sequence ATGAACAAGCGTATTTTTATTTTTCTATTCATTATCGGGGCGTTATGTCTGTGCGGTTGTGCGGACGACTTCGCCACAAAAATCAATTTGGACGGAAATTCGTCCGAGGGAGAATTTAACAGCGAGGCCGCGCTCTATGGTACGGTTCAGGACAACTACGGCAAACCGATAGCGGGCGTACTTGTCAGTGACGGCATGCAGACTACTGAAACCGATGCGAAAGGCAATTGGCAGTTGTTCAGCGACCTGAAGCTTCGTCGGTTCGTGTTCGTCACGATTCCGGCCGGTTATGAAGTTCCGTCGAAGAACGGAATTCCCCAGTTCTGGCAGCGGATTCCCGAAAACGAGAAGCAATTCAAGGCCGATTTTACGTTGATGAAGCGCGCCGGCTCGGGCGATCGGTATACGATTTTGATGACGGCCGATCCGCAGATCCGCGCCAAGACCGAGGGAACGGACAAATACATGTTCCATTCGATTGACATTTACGAGGATATGTGCAAAGACATGAAGGAGCTCGCCGCGACGATCACCGACCGTCCGGTATACAGCATTTGCCTGGGCGACATGGTGCACAACAACATGAGTTTGTGGGAAGACTATTGCGAGGGCCTCAAGGATTTTTCGTTCCCGGTGTTTCATGTGATCGGCAACCATGACCACATTCAGAATGCTGCGAGCGACGATTTGGCCGTGGCGGAATATGAAAAATACCTCGGGCCGACGAATTATGCCGTCGATCTGGGACAAGTTCACTACATTTTCCTCGACAATATCGAAATGGCGGATAATTCCGCACTCACGGCCAGCGCCACGGGCGCCTACAAGAACGGGCTTTCCGAAGAGGCTGTCGAATGGCTGTGCGGTCATCTGTCGCATGTCGACAAAAACAAGATCCTCATGGTTTGCGGACACACCTCGTTTTACAAGAAGATCGGTTACGATCCGTCGGTGTCGGACCTGAATGCATCCGTCTATACGGGATTGTTCTCCGCCTACAAATTCGTGCATTCATGGGCGGGGCACAACCACGATTATTATAACTATGCCTATGCCGCCGAGGAGACCAGTCCGAAATACCCCAATGTCGAGTCGCATATCCTGGGACGTTCGACCGGTATGTTGGGACTCAATGCGTCCGTTACGTCCGACGGCGGCCCGCGGGGTTATCTGGTGATCGATGTCGACGGCGAGAACATCACGTGGAAATTCAAGGCCTGCGGTTATGAGGAGGGCAAAAAGCTGGAAAACCTACCTGCCGACTGGCAGCTCCGTGCTTATGCGCCTAACGAGCAGGGCTGGTACACTTCCGGGAAAGTTTATGTCAACGTCTGGAACTACGACGCCCACTGGGGGCCCGTTTACTATTCGGATAGCGGTAAAACGAAGGTGGCGATGAGCAAGGACAAGACCCACGACGGTTACGCCAATTCACTCTACGAGCAGTATAAGGATCAGTATACGGTATTGGCATACACCACGACACCCCATATGTTCAGTATCGAACCGTCGGAAGGTGCCACTTCGGCGACGATCGAGACAACCGACCGGTTCGGCAACCGTTATACTGCCAGTGTAAGTTGGTAA
- a CDS encoding MFS transporter: MTSEQTKRFKYWQMRTIIATMVGYALFYFVRKNFSLAMPGLEADLGISKTSLGIFLTLNGLIYGFSRFANGILADRMNARWYMAVGLALCALANFAFGFGEDVSYWITGEHSGDQFGNTMILFMGVMWVVNGLLQGTGFPPCARLLTHWIPPTELATKMSVWNTSHSIGAGLVVILCGYIMGTLGTNMAGDPDAVASIAANLGVSPDDAAGMERVMTSAAHVGAWKWCFWIPSAIAFAGAIGLVVFLRDTPTSVGLPELEGTETRQVKTEKKGAEHKAFLMKYVFKNPLIWILGFANFFVYIVRFSVLDWGPSLLSQSKGVSMSHAGWLVAMFEIAGILGMLFAGWATDKWLKGRAHRTCVFCMAGAALFVFLFWQLPADAPIWLLFTTLCAAGFCIYGPQALIGIAAANQATKKAAATANGLTGLFGYASTLVSGVGLGFVAQHYGWNWAYVGILGMAVVGMLVFLLMWGAKADGYEPEAE; the protein is encoded by the coding sequence ATGACATCTGAACAAACCAAGCGCTTCAAGTATTGGCAGATGCGTACGATCATCGCGACGATGGTCGGTTACGCGCTCTTCTACTTCGTGCGCAAGAATTTTTCGCTGGCCATGCCCGGCCTGGAAGCCGATCTCGGCATTTCGAAGACGAGCCTCGGCATCTTCCTCACCCTGAACGGCCTGATCTACGGCTTTTCGCGTTTCGCCAACGGCATTCTGGCCGACCGCATGAACGCCCGCTGGTACATGGCCGTCGGTCTGGCGCTGTGTGCGCTGGCCAACTTCGCGTTCGGATTCGGCGAGGACGTCTCCTACTGGATCACGGGCGAGCATTCGGGCGACCAGTTCGGCAACACGATGATCCTCTTCATGGGCGTCATGTGGGTCGTCAACGGGCTGTTGCAGGGTACGGGATTCCCGCCCTGCGCGCGTCTGCTGACCCACTGGATTCCGCCTACGGAGCTGGCGACGAAAATGTCGGTGTGGAATACCTCGCACTCGATCGGCGCGGGCCTCGTGGTGATCCTCTGCGGTTACATCATGGGTACGCTGGGCACGAACATGGCGGGCGATCCCGACGCCGTGGCTTCCATCGCCGCCAACCTGGGCGTTTCGCCCGACGATGCTGCGGGCATGGAGCGCGTGATGACCTCCGCGGCGCATGTCGGGGCGTGGAAATGGTGTTTCTGGATTCCGTCGGCGATCGCTTTCGCCGGAGCCATCGGGCTGGTGGTTTTCCTGCGCGACACCCCGACCTCGGTGGGGCTTCCCGAACTGGAAGGAACCGAGACCAGGCAGGTGAAGACCGAAAAGAAGGGCGCCGAGCACAAGGCGTTCCTAATGAAATACGTCTTCAAGAATCCGCTGATCTGGATTCTGGGCTTCGCCAACTTTTTCGTCTACATCGTCCGCTTCTCGGTGCTCGACTGGGGGCCTTCGCTGTTGAGCCAGTCGAAGGGCGTCTCGATGTCGCACGCCGGATGGCTCGTGGCGATGTTCGAGATTGCCGGCATCCTCGGCATGCTCTTCGCCGGCTGGGCGACGGACAAGTGGCTCAAGGGCCGTGCGCACCGCACCTGCGTCTTCTGCATGGCGGGCGCCGCGCTGTTCGTCTTCCTGTTCTGGCAGCTGCCTGCCGATGCTCCGATCTGGCTGCTGTTCACGACGCTCTGCGCCGCAGGGTTCTGCATCTACGGCCCGCAGGCGCTGATCGGCATTGCCGCCGCGAACCAGGCCACGAAGAAGGCCGCCGCCACGGCCAACGGCCTCACGGGGCTGTTCGGCTACGCTTCGACGCTCGTTTCGGGTGTGGGACTGGGCTTCGTGGCCCAGCACTACGGCTGGAATTGGGCCTATGTCGGCATCCTGGGCATGGCCGTCGTGGGCATGCTGGTCTTCCTCCTGATGTGGGGCGCCAAGGCCGACGGCTACGAACCCGAGGCGGAATAA
- a CDS encoding RteC domain-containing protein, protein MAKLRIKLIAIQEEPVKVAPEMESLLRAAIALTNFEIKMVWLKVSHPAVMDCSKKVALPKSPIYLAEQFTPTDLMEIVTSMQGLGVGRCLDGSQASLDMFVESFSWMFNVRINNPNQCKHAILNRKLRLTRFLDLLRGYLIERSQQ, encoded by the coding sequence ATGGCAAAGTTAAGAATAAAGTTGATAGCAATCCAAGAAGAACCGGTAAAAGTGGCTCCGGAAATGGAATCGTTACTTCGGGCAGCCATTGCATTGACAAATTTCGAAATAAAAATGGTCTGGTTGAAAGTAAGCCATCCTGCGGTCATGGACTGTAGTAAGAAAGTCGCATTGCCGAAGTCTCCGATTTATTTGGCAGAACAATTTACGCCCACAGATCTTATGGAAATAGTAACTTCGATGCAGGGACTCGGAGTCGGACGATGTCTCGATGGTTCACAGGCTTCTTTGGATATGTTCGTAGAAAGTTTCTCGTGGATGTTCAATGTTCGGATAAACAATCCCAATCAGTGTAAGCATGCAATACTGAACCGAAAACTGCGGTTGACTCGTTTTTTGGACTTATTGAGAGGATATCTCATTGAAAGAAGCCAACAATGA
- a CDS encoding FN3 domain-containing metallophosphoesterase family protein — MKRLTLLLGALLLTAAALAQTAVPPTVRIAHGPYVLNVTEDGFTVVWDAKADAIGWVELAPMDGSHFYSAERPRYYDSHLGLCRVGRMHRVRIEGLQPGTTYRYRIMQRGIVLNEGNRRVILDDGDGSEVYRRKPYTIRTLDPAQEKVDFWMVNDIHARDSVFQLLIKEAPEAQPDFVCLNGDLASQTETEQTLWDACLGSASKILTPAGIPLAVTRGNHENRGAYAQHWLDYFPTPTGETYYTFRRGPAFFIVLDGCEDKPDNDPRYYGMGDWNEYRRQQAEWLKGVVNSDEFRAAPVRIVLMHMIPGKEDSWYGEQQIRRLFIPELAGKGIDLMLCGHYHRYHWIDDGSRGVDFPILVNSNNDCLRVSADAKGIDLKVVNTAGAVIKQHRIDKKNK, encoded by the coding sequence ATGAAACGACTTACCCTGCTGCTGGGCGCGCTCCTGCTGACGGCCGCCGCCCTCGCCCAAACCGCCGTGCCGCCTACGGTACGCATCGCACACGGACCCTATGTACTGAATGTCACCGAAGACGGCTTCACGGTCGTCTGGGACGCAAAGGCCGACGCCATCGGCTGGGTCGAACTCGCCCCGATGGACGGATCGCACTTCTACTCGGCCGAACGGCCCAGGTATTACGACTCGCATCTCGGACTTTGCCGCGTCGGACGCATGCACCGGGTGCGGATCGAAGGGCTCCAACCCGGCACGACCTACCGCTACCGCATCATGCAGCGGGGAATCGTCCTGAACGAGGGCAACCGGCGCGTCATCCTCGACGACGGGGACGGCAGCGAAGTGTACCGGCGCAAGCCCTACACCATCAGAACCCTCGACCCTGCACAGGAAAAGGTCGATTTCTGGATGGTCAACGACATCCACGCCCGCGACTCCGTTTTCCAGCTGCTGATCAAGGAGGCCCCCGAAGCCCAGCCGGACTTCGTCTGCCTGAACGGCGACCTGGCCAGCCAGACCGAGACCGAGCAGACGCTCTGGGACGCCTGCCTCGGGTCGGCATCGAAGATACTCACGCCCGCGGGCATCCCCCTCGCCGTGACGCGCGGCAACCACGAGAACCGCGGCGCCTATGCACAGCACTGGCTCGACTATTTCCCCACACCGACCGGCGAAACCTACTACACGTTTCGCCGCGGCCCGGCCTTCTTCATCGTGCTCGACGGCTGTGAAGACAAGCCCGACAACGATCCCCGCTATTACGGCATGGGCGACTGGAACGAATACCGCCGGCAGCAGGCGGAATGGCTGAAAGGCGTCGTCAACAGCGACGAATTCCGGGCGGCCCCCGTGCGCATCGTGCTGATGCACATGATCCCGGGCAAGGAGGACAGCTGGTACGGCGAGCAGCAGATCCGCAGGCTGTTCATACCCGAACTCGCCGGCAAAGGCATCGACCTGATGCTCTGCGGCCACTACCACCGCTACCACTGGATCGACGACGGCAGCCGCGGGGTCGACTTCCCGATCCTCGTCAACTCGAACAACGACTGCCTCCGCGTGTCGGCCGACGCGAAGGGCATCGACCTGAAGGTGGTCAACACCGCGGGCGCCGTGATCAAACAACACCGCATCGACAAAAAGAACAAATAA
- a CDS encoding HAD-IIA family hydrolase produces the protein MENKPFHKYRSVWEHAELMERLRRIRHVALDMDGTIYMGMSLFPYTQAFLHGLKEQGIGYSFLTNNPSKSIADYLHKLDTLGIRASRDEMYTTALATIDYIKTHHPAAKRLFLLGTPSMISEFEAAGFESCADSADDVPDVIVAAFDMTLRYERLCRAAWWIKQGVPYIATNPDRVCPTDQPTVLVDCGSICACLEHATGRRPDITLGKPDPNMLSGILSRHGLQPYEIAMVGDRIYTDVQMAHNAGAMGVLVLSGETTLDVADKADPQPHITADSIEVLGELIREAHE, from the coding sequence ATGGAAAACAAACCCTTTCACAAGTACCGCTCCGTCTGGGAGCACGCCGAACTGATGGAACGCCTGCGCCGCATCCGCCACGTGGCGCTCGACATGGACGGCACGATCTACATGGGGATGTCGCTGTTCCCCTACACGCAGGCCTTCCTGCACGGACTCAAGGAACAGGGGATCGGCTACTCGTTCCTGACGAACAACCCGTCGAAAAGCATCGCGGACTACCTCCATAAACTCGACACGCTGGGCATCAGGGCTTCGCGCGACGAGATGTACACCACGGCGCTGGCCACGATCGACTACATCAAGACCCATCACCCTGCGGCCAAGCGGCTGTTCCTGCTCGGCACGCCGTCGATGATCTCGGAATTCGAGGCTGCGGGCTTCGAGTCGTGCGCCGACTCGGCCGACGACGTGCCCGACGTGATCGTGGCGGCGTTCGACATGACGCTCCGCTACGAACGGCTCTGCCGCGCGGCCTGGTGGATCAAACAAGGAGTGCCTTATATCGCCACCAACCCCGACCGGGTGTGCCCCACCGATCAGCCGACCGTATTGGTCGACTGCGGCTCGATCTGCGCCTGCCTCGAACACGCCACGGGACGCCGCCCCGACATCACGTTGGGCAAGCCCGACCCGAACATGCTTTCGGGCATCCTCTCGCGCCACGGGTTGCAGCCCTACGAGATCGCCATGGTCGGCGACCGCATCTACACCGACGTCCAGATGGCCCACAACGCCGGGGCGATGGGCGTGCTGGTGCTCTCGGGCGAAACGACGCTCGACGTGGCCGACAAGGCCGACCCGCAGCCCCATATCACGGCCGACAGCATCGAAGTGCTGGGCGAACTAATCCGCGAAGCGCACGAATAA